From one Catharus ustulatus isolate bCatUst1 chromosome 1, bCatUst1.pri.v2, whole genome shotgun sequence genomic stretch:
- the ZBTB47 gene encoding zinc finger and BTB domain-containing protein 47, whose product MLIVEKTTDYPSAEYSLVEDVALHFTCLMDRLNEQRLFQPDLCDVDIVLVQHKSIFPAHKGVLAAYSQFFHSLFTQNKQLQRVELSLEALTSQGLQQILNFIYTSKLLVNSCNVQDVLNAAAVLQMNNIASSCQDLLDTRSLSLATDMALPAEGCAGPPPYYCEIKQEVDAPHPKIYAREGNDPFSVRVEDGTGSGTLPPGPAKQYYKEEKDGGAGAVCKMEGEESEEDLDSQGSYNREQIIVEVNLNNQTLNVSKGTEGKAAASEAAVMGRPDGDGRDTEEDGEEENEEGEEEEEEEEDAEVGDEEEEERSEEEDLEETTEEEDDDDEDASEMKREKSGQPRRGSRASKATKPAMATRSQEMAKVEEEEEEEEEGQRGRKRKKEQDGLGQKVKLEEKQHYPCKKCPRIFNNRWYLEKHMNVTHSRMQICDKCGKRFLLESELLLHHQTDCEKNIQCVTCGKGFKKLWSLHEHNKIVHGYAEKKFSCEICEKKFYTMAHVRKHMVAHTKDMPFTCETCGKSFKRSMSLKVHSLQHSGEKPFKCENCNERFQYKYQLRSHMSIHIGHKQFMCQWCGKDFNMKQYFDEHMKTHTGEKPYICEICGKSFTSRPNMKRHRRTHTGEKPYPCDVCGQRFRFSNMLKAHKEKCFRVSNPLASDTAVPQPATSPAPLPPGPGVSPLPLPLLHPLPQSLPPPPHLPPPPPLFPAGRINSNNN is encoded by the exons CTGATAGTCGAAAAAACGACTGACTACCCTTCGGCTGAGTACTCCCTGGTGGAGGATGTAGCCCTCCACTTCACGTGTTTGATGGACAGACTGAACGAGCAGCGCCTCTTTCAGCCGGACCTGTGCGACGTGGACATCGTGCTGGTGCAGCACAAGAGCATCTTCCCGGCGCACAAGGGGGTCCTGGCAGCCTACAGCCAGTTCTTCCACTCCCTCTTCACCCAGAACAAGCAGCTGCAGCGCGTGGAGCTCTCTCTGGAGGCCCTCACCTCGCAGGGCCTCCAGCAGATCCTCAACTTCATCTACACCTCCAAGCTGCTCGTCAACTCCTGCAATGTGCAGGACGTGCTGAACGCGGCCGCCGTGCTGCAGATGAACAACATCGCGTcctcctgccaggacctgctggaCACGCGCTCGCTCAGCCTGGCCACCGACATGGCCCTGCCCGCCGAGGGCTGCGCCGGCCCCCCGCCCTACTACTGCGAGATCAAGCAGGAGGTGGAcgccccccaccccaaaatctacGCCCGGGAGGGCAACGACCCGTTCTCGGTGCGCGTGGAGGATGGGACGGGCAGCGGGACgctcccgcccggcccggccaaGCAGTACTacaaggaggagaaggatggaGGGGCTGGTGCTGTCTGTAAGATGGAGGGTGAGGAGTCTGAGGAGGATCTGGACAGCCAGGGCTCCTACAACCGGGAGCAGATCATCGTGGAGGTGAACCTCAACAACCAGACCCTCAACGTCTCCAAGGGCACCGAGGGGAAGGCGGCCGCCAGCGAGGCGGCCGTGATGGGGCGGCCGGACGGGGATGGGCGCGACAcggaggaggatggggaggaggagaatgaggaaggggaggaggaggaggaagaggaggaggatgcgGAGGTGggggacgaggaggaggaggagcgcAGCGAGGAGGAAGACCTGGAGGAGACGACGGAAGAAGAGGAcgatgatgatgaagatgccTCAGagatgaagagagaaaagagcgGGCAGCCCCGCAGGGGCAGCCGCGCATCCAAAGCCACCAAACCTGCCATGGCCACCAGGTCCCAGGAGATGGCCAAggtggaagaggaggaggaggaggaagaagaaggccagaggggaaggaagagaaagaaggaacaaGATGGCTTGGGCCAGAAAGTGaagctggaggagaagcagcattACCCGTGCAAGAAGTGTCCGCGGATCTTCAACAACCGCTGGTACCTGGAGAAGCACATGAACGTCACGCACAGCCGCATGCAGATCTGCGACAAGTGCGGGAAGCGCTTCCTGCTGGAGAGCgagctcctgctgcaccacCAGACCGACTGCGAGAAGAACATCCAG TGCGTGACGTGTGGGAAGGGGTTCAAGAAGCTCTGGTCTCTCCACGAGCACAACAAGATCGTCCATGGCTATGCAGAGAAGAAGTTCTCCTGCGAGATCTGCGAGAAGAAGTTCTACACCATGGCCCACGTGCGCAAACACATGGTTG cacACACCAAGGACATGCCCTTCACCTGCGAGACCTGCGGGAAGTCCTTCAAGCGCAGCATGTCCCTCAAGGTCCACTCGCTCCAGCACTCCGGGGAAAAGCCTTTCAAATGCGAG AACTGCAATGAGCGCTTCCAGTACAAGTACCAGCTGCGCTCCCACATGAGCATCCACATCGGCCACAAGCAGTTCATGTGCCAGTGGTGTGGCAAGGACTTCAACATGAAGCAGTACTTTGATGAGCACATGAAGACGCACACGG GGGAGAAGCCCTACATCTGTGAGAtctgtgggaagagcttcacCAGCCGGCCCAACATGAAGCGGCACCGCCGGACCCACACCGGGGAGAAGCCGTACCCCTGCGACGTCTGCGGCCAGCGCTTCCGCTTCTCCAACATGCTCAAGGCCCACAAGGAGAAATGTTTCCGCGTCAGCAACCCCCTGGCTTCGGACACGGCCGTCCCCCAACCCGCCACCAGCCCGGCTCCGctgccccccggccccggcgtCTCCCCGCTGCCCCTGCCgctgctccatcctctcccACAgagcctccctcctcctcctcacctaCCGCCACCCCCTCCCCTGTTTCCTGCGGGGAGGATAAATTCAAACAACAATTAG